The Chlorobaculum sp. MV4-Y genome contains the following window.
GAAAAATGGTCAGGCTCTCGGCCTGACCGGGTTCGGCGCATCGGGCTATCAGGTGCTCAAACTTGCGCGTTATCTCTATCCCGACTCCCCGATTTTCGTCTTCGCCCGAAGCGAAAAGGATCGCGAATTCGCCCGATCGCTCGGAGCAGAGTGGGTCGGTGAAACCACCGCCGAACCGCCATCGCTCTGCGATTCCATTATCGATACAACCCCCGCATGGTTGCCGGTGCTCTCCGCGCTTGAACGGCTCCGGCCCGGCGGACGGCTCGTGATCAACGCGATCCGCAAGGAGTCACGCGACAGCGAACTGCTTGCGGATATTTCCTACGAACAGCATCTCTGGATGGAAAAGGAGATCAAAAGCGTGGCCAACATCACGCGCGCCGACGTGTCCGCCTTCATCGACATCGCCGCCCGAATGGGATTGAAACCCGAGGTGCGGAGCTATCCGCTCGAAGAGGCCAACCGCGTCCTGCTCGACCTGCGTCACGGAAAGGCAAGCGGCGCGGCGGTGCTCATTCCGTAATCAGGAGGTTTTGGCAACCTCTTCTCTGACGGTTTCGATCAGATCGTCGAGATCGGTAATGGCGTCGATCCGCTCTTTGCTCAGCAGTACCTCGATGTTGTCGCTTTTGCGGAGGATGACAGGGTAGTCAAATCTGAGATCGTACCTTTTCTCGAACTCATCCCGGTGAAAAAACTCCATCGGCAGGCCGATGCTTGTGCGGAACTCCCTCCAGCGCTCCTTTTCGCCGAGCGTGTCCTGGGTCAACTCGCAGAGGCTGCATTTGTAGGTTGACGGACTGAGGGTTTTGTGCCCGGTATCGAGCAGAGTGCCGACCGCTCCGCTGTTGGTGCTGTAGATGAAAATCAGTGAAGTTGCCATGATGTAAACCATTGTAGCTGTTCGCCGTTTCTTGATCTGTCTATTCGGGTAACGCCTGCGATTACGGAAACGATCCGTTCAGGCAGGTTTTGCCCATAACCAATTATCTGCAAACCGATGGGCGCAGAAACGACCTTCACGACGGAGATGCTCGGGAAGTTCATCGATCTCTATCCCAATGGCGGCGGCTTCGAGGGCGGCTTCAACGACTGGATCGGCAGTGAGTTCATCACCTGGCTCAACACGTCAAACCCCTGCTGCAATCTGAACCTGATACCAATGCCGGGCGGCGGTTACATCGACAACGTTCCGCCGGGGTAGGTAATAGGGGATTGTTGTCTCGAAAGGAAAGAGAGGTACGCTTTTTTCGTGTCATTCTGAGTCCGACGAAGTCGGGCGAAGAATCCGGAAAAGCCAGGTAAAATATATTAAATCAGTCAATTATCGAGCTATTTGAAAAAAAAGCTGGATTCTTCACTTCGTTCAGAATGACAAGAATGCGCAAGATCAAAATGCTGTTGTGAATCTCTTTTAAGACCTGCATTCATGCCAAAGAGTCTGTCTCGAAGCAAAATCGAGTCAGACTCTTTTCTCTTTTCTCGCGTCGAATCGCGATCAGACGCAGAGGTTCTGCTTGTCGATCAGCGCGAGCACCTCTTCGGCGGAGTTGCAGATGTCGTAGAACGAGCGGTAGCTCTCTCCGACCATCTTTTCGGCGGCGATGCGCTCGAAGAAGTGCAGGAGCTGATCCCAGAAGCCGTCAACGTTCAGAAGAATGATCGGTTTCTGGTGGTGGCCGAGGTGCTTCCAGGTGAGGATTTCGAGGAACTCGTCGAGGGTACCGAAGCCGCCCGGAAGGATCACGAAGGCGTCAGCCCAGCCGGTCAGCAGCATCTTGCGCTCGTGCATCGTTTCGACGACGCGAAGCTCGGTCAGCCCGTAGTGGGCGACCTCGCGCTCTTCGAGAAAGCGCGGAATGACGCCCCTGACCTGACCGCCGCAGTTCATGACGGCGTCGGCAGCGCATCCCATCAGCCCCACGTGTCCTCCACCAAAGACCATGCCGATTTTGCGTTCGGCCAGTCCCCGGCCCAGCGTTTCCGCTTCGTTGAAATAGGCGTCCGGCGCGCGGTTGCTGGAGCTGCAATAGACGGTGACTGAGCGGATCATGGCTTGGCTGGTTTGTAGGTTCTGGTGATGCTGCCGGGTGAGCGGCGGTAGATGTAGCTCTCCGGCTGGTCGATTTTCAGGACGCGGTGTTGTTCCGAGGCGCGTTCCCAGAGGTCGGTGTCCTCGGCGTAGTCGAGCGCCCGGAATCCGCCGATGTCGAGGAACAGCTCGCGCCGCCCGAACATCGTCGCTCCGGCGATGCACTCCCTGACGTGAATCAGTTTTTCCGGATTGTTGCGATCCCGCACCCACGGGTCGCCCTCG
Protein-coding sequences here:
- a CDS encoding zinc-dependent alcohol dehydrogenase family protein: MKAMVLERVVDLSLELQPLVLRKLPIPEPGPEEILLRVGACGVCHTELDEIEGRTPPPQFPVIPGHQVVGRVFACGDGVAGIETGSRRGVAWIYSSCGRCDLCLSGHENLCTEFRATGRDADGGYAEYMVAPAAFTYSIPDCFTDAEAAPLLCGGAIGYRSLMLANLKNGQALGLTGFGASGYQVLKLARYLYPDSPIFVFARSEKDREFARSLGAEWVGETTAEPPSLCDSIIDTTPAWLPVLSALERLRPGGRLVINAIRKESRDSELLADISYEQHLWMEKEIKSVANITRADVSAFIDIAARMGLKPEVRSYPLEEANRVLLDLRHGKASGAAVLIP
- a CDS encoding GTPase gives rise to the protein MATSLIFIYSTNSGAVGTLLDTGHKTLSPSTYKCSLCELTQDTLGEKERWREFRTSIGLPMEFFHRDEFEKRYDLRFDYPVILRKSDNIEVLLSKERIDAITDLDDLIETVREEVAKTS
- a CDS encoding TIGR00730 family Rossman fold protein, with translation MIRSVTVYCSSSNRAPDAYFNEAETLGRGLAERKIGMVFGGGHVGLMGCAADAVMNCGGQVRGVIPRFLEEREVAHYGLTELRVVETMHERKMLLTGWADAFVILPGGFGTLDEFLEILTWKHLGHHQKPIILLNVDGFWDQLLHFFERIAAEKMVGESYRSFYDICNSAEEVLALIDKQNLCV